In Desulfuromonas thiophila, the DNA window ACAGCTCAGGCCTGGCGGCTGGTGGTTACAAGCTCGAGAGCCTGTGGCTTTCTTCCATTCAATCGTACCGAGGCGCCCGCTATAACGCATGGCATTCCACTCCGTTTTTTCGGAAAGGGGAATGAGCCGCATTTTCAACGGGCTATTTTTTCTGCAGCAATGAATGGTTGTGGCCCTCCCACAGGCCTTCAAAGAAATGCCGGGCATTCATTCCCAGGGTGCGAGTGCGATACCCGCCTTCCTGGACAACCAGGGTTGGAAGTTTTAATTGGCCAACCAGCTGTCCATTGACACAAAAATCAGCCGGCATCAGCGGCCATGAGCCGGTCGGATCATCTTTTGCCGTATCCAACCCCAAGGCAATAACCAGAAACCTGGGTTTGTAGGAACGAATCCGGTTGATCGCTTCATGCAGGGTTCGGCGATAGCGCTCTGCCGTGATCTGGAAGGGCAGGGGGTAATTGCAGTTAAACCCCAGACCAGCGTCTTCTCCCCGCTCATTGCTGAATCCGGAGAAATGGGGATAGATATCGGGTGGGGCACCATGGATGGACAGCGTCAGCACATCGTCGCGGGTGTAAAAAATGTCCTGACTGCCATTGCCATGGTGATAATCAAGGTCGAGCAGAGCGACTCGTCCGAACTGGCTCAGGTAATGGGCGGCAATCGCTGATGAGTTGAAATAGCAGAACCCGCCGAAAACCCGCCGTTCCGCATGATGTCCCGGTGGCCGCACCAAGGCGTAGGCCAGGGGGCTGTCAGAAAGGATTTCCTCCGCACCGGTCAGGGCACAGTCAACGGCTCCCCGCGCCGCCTTGTAGGCGTTGCTGCTAAAAGGGGTAAAGGTATCCATGCAGTAGTAGCCGACTTGCAACTCGATATCTTTAGGCGGTTTCTGCAGATTGCGCAGGGGGAAAATAATCGGGTAGATCGACTGGGTTGGGGACAAGCTAGCACAGGCTCGGCGCAGGTAATCGACAAAATGGCGGTCGTGCACCGCCTTGATATGACGCTCTGCCATGCGGCGCGGATTCAGCCGGCGGAAGAGTCCACTCTTGTCGATTTCATGAAGAATGGAAGCGATTCTAACCGGCGCTTCCACATAGCCGCGGTCCTTGACGTGGTGGATATCGTGACCTTCGTTGACAATTAGAGCGATGGGCTTGTGAGGGATATCGTATTTGGTTGTAGTGCGCTCTTTCTGGTAGCGTGATGCTCTGAGCTGGGCAGGATCATCCCGAAAGGAGCGGACAACCTCCTTAATTTGACTTTCGCTAAGTAGATCCCCATATTTACGCTCAAGTACGGCGCGGACAATTTTTCTCAAAGCTGTGCGGGGAAGTGGACAGCTTTGGCCAAGATTGTCATAGACCAGGAAGTAGAGATCCCTGTCACCCGGGCGCACTGGTGACGCATAATCGTTGTTGATAATCGGGCGGGCACCATATCGCTCGTAAAATTTCAGCCGGGCCTTGTTGTTTTTCAGCACCGCCTGATCCTGAATGACTAACGGGTCATCAACACTGCATTCGAAAAATAATCCCAAGGGGCGAAGCGCCAGCGCTTCCTCGCGCACACGCTCATACAGGGCACCGCCAATGCCACCGCCCGTTCCTTTTGGTGCCGCGGAGATCAGTTCCAGATAAACGGCGCGGACGTCAGGAAAGTGCAAGAGCATGGCAAATCCCTTCACTTTACCCAGGCCGTCTTCCGCAACTAAAAGAAGGGATCGATAGTGGTACTTTAGCGGATCGGTCAGCTGTTCGGGCAGTTTCTCAAAATCGATCGGTCGCGCTGTGGGAAACTGAGCCCGGAGAATCTCCAGCACCTGGCTGATGGCGCGTTGGTTGCTGGGAACGACGGAATCGAAAATTCGGCGGATGCGGAACATGGTTTGCTCCCTTAAAAGAGCTGAATCTTGCCCTCTGAGCGCTGAGAGTCTTGTGATAGGCCACTGCCGATACTACCAATTTCTGCGCCAGTCCCGCAGTGCCGATATCTTCTATCATGCGTTGCGAACCTGGTAACGAGGATCTTGTGGGACGTTTGTATGCGAGGGAGACATCCCGGAAGACGACCCCGCTGCGGCCGATTCCTGGAGCGATGTTCATTCTTGTCAGGGTCACCGGCGAACCGCTATGCTGCGTTCTTTTTCAGGGCATTTGTACAGATCGGATTCTTTCATGGCACATCACCACGGCAGTCAACCTGAACTGGAATTCTTCCACCCGGCAGCGGATGCCCCGTCCCAGCCCCTGCCGCTGGCCACCGAGCGGGTCGAGGCCGGCTTTCCCAGCCCGGCCCGGGATTATGTCGAACCACCGCTGGACCTCAATGATCTGTGTGTGCGCCATCCGGCGGCGACCTATTTCGTCCGCGTCCAGGGCGATTCCATGATCGATGGTCACATCTGCCCCGAGGATATCCTGGTGGTGGATCGCTCCCTCGAACCCTGCCACGGCGATATTGTCATTGCCTGCTTTGATGGCGATCTGACCGTCAAGCGTCTGGAAACCCGGCCCGAACTGCGCCTGGTGCCGATGAATCCCAGCTACCAGCCGCTGGTGCCGGCTGAAGGTTGCGATATGGAAATCTTTGGTGTCGTCACCACGGTGATTCATCCGCTGCGCAAGGCCTGATTCATTCAACTCCGCTCTGTAGATTGAAGTGTCAACACGAAACAGGCCCCTGCTGGCGTATTGTGAACGGTCAGGCTGCCGTTAAGGCGCGTTTCCGCCAGCTTCCGTGCCAGAGCCAGCCCGATACCGAGACCTTGAGCCTGTTTTTTGCTGTAGTGGATGTTAAAGATTTTATCGAGGGCGTCGGCAACGATGCCACCGGCATTGTCGCGCACTTCGATTGTGACCGGATGCCCACCGGAACAGCTGATCCACAGGCTGGGGGTGTCGGGTTGTTTTTCCCGTAATACGCTGACGGTATTTTCCAAGAGGATCAGCAGAATCTGCTTGAGGGCTTTTTCATCGGCGCAGAGCCGTTGGTCCTGATAGCCCTTAATGACGTTGATATTTCCTGCCTGCAATGAAGGTCCGAGCATTTCCAGCACGTTGTCGATGGCACGTTGCAGGCTGAACTCACCGAGCTGCGCCTGTTGCGAATAGAAACTGTAGAAGTTGCCGACCAGATCATTCATCCCGCCAATCTGGTTTTCCATGTTGCCGAGAATTTCCTCGTTCTGCGGGTCGTCCTGACCACTTTTGTGGCGCTGTGTGCGCAGCTTTAAAACCTCTGTGCCGAGATAAACCAGCGGTTGCTTGAACTGGTGGAGAATTCCGGCGAGCAGGTAACTGGTTGAATTGAATTTGTTACTCTCATCGACCAGCAGAGCGTTTTCGGCCCGTTCCGCTTCAATCCGTTTTATTTTCTGGCCCAACGCCATGGCAAAGAAGATCGCCTCCGCCGCCATCCCGGACGGCAGAACGTAGAGTGCGCCACTGCCGAAATCAACCAGCCCGGTGAAACACAGCACGTAATTGAGCCTTTACAGGAAGAAGGTTTGCCCCGCCCCTGGCAGCTTAATTCCCGTGATCCCCAGCTCATCGCCCAGCGTCTTTGCCAGATTCGCCGAGGACTCCGCCTCGCCGTGGACGATGAAGGTGCGCTGCGGCTTTTTCTCCATCACCCGCACGAATTCCACCAGGCCATCCCGGTCGGCATGACCGGAGAACCCGGTAAGCACCTCGACACGGGCATACACCTCGAATTCCTCACCGAAAATCCGTACCGGGCTTTGCTTCTCCACCAGTTTGCGCCCAAGGGTGTTGGGCGCTTGCCAGCTGGTCATCAGAATGGTGGTACGCGGATCACCGATGCGATTACGCAGGTGGTGGAGAATCCTCCCTCCTTCGAGCATGCCGCTGGAACTGATGATGATCGCCGGAGCCTTGAGACTGTTGAGGGCTTTTGATTCCTCCACCGTGCGGGTGTACTGCAGCCGACCAAACCCAAAGGGATTGTTGTCGTCGTCAGAGAGGAGAAACTCGCGGATCTCGGCGTCAAACACCTCCGGATGCATGCGGAAGACATCGGTGGTGGCAACTCCCAGGGGGCTGTCGACGAAAATCGGCAGATCGGGGATGGCGCCGGCGCTGTGCAGCCGGTGCAGGGCGTAGACCAATTGCTGAGTACGCCCCACGGCGAAGGCAGGAATCAGCAGCGAGCCCCCCTGATTCACCGTTTCGGTAACAATGCGCTTGAGTTCCTTTTCCGAATCGGGATAGGGAGGATGCAGCCGGTCACCGTAGGTGCTCTCCATGATGAGGATATCGGCACCCTCGCGCAGCGGTTGAGGATCGCGAATGATGGGGATGTCCGGGCGGCCGATGTCGCCGCTGAAGACCAGCCGCTGAATCTTGCCGGTATCATGGTCGTCAATATCGAGAATGACGTGGGCGCTGCCGAGCATGTGGCCAGCATCAACCAAGGTGAGACGAATGCCGGGAAAAAGCTCGTGCGGCCGCTGGTAGTTGAGGCCGACGAACTGCTCCAGGCTGCGGGAAGCATCGGCTCGGGTGTAGAGCGGCTCGA includes these proteins:
- a CDS encoding histone deacetylase family protein — encoded protein: MFRIRRIFDSVVPSNQRAISQVLEILRAQFPTARPIDFEKLPEQLTDPLKYHYRSLLLVAEDGLGKVKGFAMLLHFPDVRAVYLELISAAPKGTGGGIGGALYERVREEALALRPLGLFFECSVDDPLVIQDQAVLKNNKARLKFYERYGARPIINNDYASPVRPGDRDLYFLVYDNLGQSCPLPRTALRKIVRAVLERKYGDLLSESQIKEVVRSFRDDPAQLRASRYQKERTTTKYDIPHKPIALIVNEGHDIHHVKDRGYVEAPVRIASILHEIDKSGLFRRLNPRRMAERHIKAVHDRHFVDYLRRACASLSPTQSIYPIIFPLRNLQKPPKDIELQVGYYCMDTFTPFSSNAYKAARGAVDCALTGAEEILSDSPLAYALVRPPGHHAERRVFGGFCYFNSSAIAAHYLSQFGRVALLDLDYHHGNGSQDIFYTRDDVLTLSIHGAPPDIYPHFSGFSNERGEDAGLGFNCNYPLPFQITAERYRRTLHEAINRIRSYKPRFLVIALGLDTAKDDPTGSWPLMPADFCVNGQLVGQLKLPTLVVQEGGYRTRTLGMNARHFFEGLWEGHNHSLLQKK
- the umuD gene encoding translesion error-prone DNA polymerase V autoproteolytic subunit, with amino-acid sequence MAHHHGSQPELEFFHPAADAPSQPLPLATERVEAGFPSPARDYVEPPLDLNDLCVRHPAATYFVRVQGDSMIDGHICPEDILVVDRSLEPCHGDIVIACFDGDLTVKRLETRPELRLVPMNPSYQPLVPAEGCDMEIFGVVTTVIHPLRKA
- a CDS encoding sensor histidine kinase, which encodes MLCFTGLVDFGSGALYVLPSGMAAEAIFFAMALGQKIKRIEAERAENALLVDESNKFNSTSYLLAGILHQFKQPLVYLGTEVLKLRTQRHKSGQDDPQNEEILGNMENQIGGMNDLVGNFYSFYSQQAQLGEFSLQRAIDNVLEMLGPSLQAGNINVIKGYQDQRLCADEKALKQILLILLENTVSVLREKQPDTPSLWISCSGGHPVTIEVRDNAGGIVADALDKIFNIHYSKKQAQGLGIGLALARKLAETRLNGSLTVHNTPAGACFVLTLQSTERS
- a CDS encoding MBL fold metallo-hydrolase RNA specificity domain-containing protein codes for the protein MKITFQGAAGTVTGSQHLIEANGKKILLDCGLFQGKRKESFEINRSGLCQGEEIDALVLSHAHIDHSGRIPCLVRNGFSGDIFCTSATRDLCAVMLMDSAFIQEKDVEYVNRRRAKKGQRLFEPLYTRADASRSLEQFVGLNYQRPHELFPGIRLTLVDAGHMLGSAHVILDIDDHDTGKIQRLVFSGDIGRPDIPIIRDPQPLREGADILIMESTYGDRLHPPYPDSEKELKRIVTETVNQGGSLLIPAFAVGRTQQLVYALHRLHSAGAIPDLPIFVDSPLGVATTDVFRMHPEVFDAEIREFLLSDDDNNPFGFGRLQYTRTVEESKALNSLKAPAIIISSSGMLEGGRILHHLRNRIGDPRTTILMTSWQAPNTLGRKLVEKQSPVRIFGEEFEVYARVEVLTGFSGHADRDGLVEFVRVMEKKPQRTFIVHGEAESSANLAKTLGDELGITGIKLPGAGQTFFL